From the Sphingomonas suaedae genome, one window contains:
- a CDS encoding glutamate-5-semialdehyde dehydrogenase codes for MEQDAETLIANMGARARHAATRLAGLPTADKAQGLRAAAAAIRADADAILAANARDVEAGAANGLSGALLDRLRLDPARLESAAKGVEAVATLPDPVGAVIDSSARPNGLKLSRVRVPIGVIGIIYESRPNVTADAAALCVMSGNAAILRGGSEAAHSNRAIHAAFARGLGDAGLPADAVQLVPTTDRAAVGAMLKADGAIDLIVPRGGKSLVARVQEEARVPVLAHLDGICHSYIDRAADPDMARDLAVNAKMRRTGICGATETLLIDRGFAGPAPVLAALIEAGCELRGDKDVRAIDPRIGAASEADWDTEYLDSILSVALVDGVEDAMAHIARHSSHHTDAIITEDAATAERFLNTVDSAIVMWNASTQFADGGEFGLGAEIGIATGRLHARGPVALEGLTTYKWVVRGSGQARP; via the coding sequence ATGGAACAGGACGCTGAGACTCTGATCGCCAACATGGGGGCCCGCGCCCGCCACGCCGCAACCCGTCTGGCCGGGCTGCCGACCGCAGACAAGGCCCAGGGGCTGCGCGCCGCCGCCGCCGCCATCCGCGCCGATGCCGATGCGATCCTCGCCGCCAATGCGCGCGACGTGGAGGCGGGCGCGGCGAACGGTCTGTCCGGCGCGTTGCTCGATCGGTTGCGGCTCGATCCGGCGCGGCTGGAGAGCGCGGCAAAGGGCGTCGAGGCGGTCGCTACCCTCCCCGATCCGGTCGGCGCCGTGATCGATTCGAGCGCCCGTCCCAATGGCCTGAAACTCAGCCGCGTGCGCGTGCCGATCGGGGTGATCGGTATCATCTATGAGAGCCGCCCCAACGTGACCGCCGATGCGGCGGCGCTGTGCGTGATGAGCGGCAATGCCGCGATCCTGCGCGGCGGATCGGAAGCGGCGCACAGCAACCGCGCGATCCATGCGGCGTTCGCGCGCGGATTGGGCGATGCGGGCCTTCCCGCCGACGCGGTCCAACTGGTCCCCACCACCGACCGCGCGGCGGTGGGCGCGATGCTGAAAGCCGATGGCGCGATAGACCTGATCGTCCCGCGCGGGGGCAAAAGCCTGGTCGCACGGGTGCAGGAAGAAGCGCGGGTGCCCGTGCTCGCGCATCTCGACGGCATCTGCCACAGCTATATCGACCGCGCCGCCGACCCCGATATGGCGCGCGACTTGGCGGTCAATGCCAAGATGCGCCGCACCGGCATCTGCGGCGCGACCGAGACGCTGCTGATCGACCGCGGCTTTGCCGGTCCCGCGCCGGTCCTGGCCGCGCTGATCGAGGCGGGGTGCGAATTGCGCGGCGACAAGGACGTCCGCGCGATTGATCCGCGCATTGGCGCTGCGAGCGAGGCCGACTGGGACACCGAATATCTCGATTCGATCCTGTCGGTCGCACTGGTCGACGGGGTCGAGGATGCGATGGCGCATATCGCCCGCCATTCCAGCCACCACACCGATGCGATCATCACCGAGGATGCGGCGACCGCCGAGCGGTTTCTGAACACGGTCGACAGCGCGATCGTGATGTGGAACGCCTCGACCCAGTTCGCCGACGGCGGCGAATTCGGGCTGGGCGCAGAGATCGGCATCGCCACCGGCCGCCTCCACGCCCGCGGCCCGGTCGCGCTGGAGGGGCTGACGACCTATAAATGGGTGGTGCGCGGGAGCGGACAGGCGCGTCCTTGA
- a CDS encoding DUF3667 domain-containing protein: MGEIDAAGDLVTGTLMGRAVERDSRAGEDHGPGICLNCGAELVGPHCHRCGQVGHVHRTIGAIWHEILHGVVHFEGKLWNTLPLLTFRPGELTRRYIFGERAHFVSPMAMFLFSVFTMFAAMQIMGVSPPTDLGSSAQFEQTINYARTNTAEALADARESRAKAEPGSERAQRLDQRIEKLSADLADLQRIPMSLGERAGYAPRFKTGWKRLDEGIEKAEKNPGLALYKLQTNSYKFSWALIPLSIPFVWALFAWRPRFRGYDHAVFVTYSLAFMSLLFIALLIGSALGLASGVVSTLATFVPPVHIFFQLKGAYRLRWWSALLRTFVLLFFITFIVTLFALLLLGLGLLG; encoded by the coding sequence ATGGGGGAAATCGACGCAGCTGGCGATCTCGTCACCGGTACGCTGATGGGCCGCGCGGTCGAGCGCGATTCGCGTGCGGGCGAGGATCATGGTCCCGGCATCTGCCTCAATTGCGGGGCCGAACTGGTCGGGCCGCATTGCCATCGGTGCGGCCAGGTGGGGCATGTGCATCGCACGATCGGCGCGATCTGGCACGAGATCCTGCACGGCGTCGTCCATTTCGAGGGGAAGCTGTGGAATACGCTTCCGCTGCTGACCTTCCGCCCCGGCGAACTGACGCGCCGCTACATCTTCGGCGAACGCGCGCATTTCGTGTCGCCGATGGCGATGTTTCTGTTTTCGGTCTTCACCATGTTCGCGGCGATGCAGATCATGGGCGTGTCGCCGCCCACCGATCTGGGCAGCAGCGCCCAATTCGAACAAACGATCAACTATGCCCGCACCAACACGGCCGAGGCGCTCGCCGATGCGCGGGAATCACGTGCCAAAGCGGAACCGGGCAGTGAGCGCGCGCAGAGGCTCGATCAGCGCATCGAGAAACTATCCGCCGATCTCGCCGATTTACAGCGCATTCCAATGTCGCTGGGTGAACGGGCGGGCTATGCGCCGCGGTTCAAGACCGGGTGGAAGCGGCTCGACGAGGGAATCGAGAAAGCAGAGAAGAACCCCGGCCTCGCGCTCTACAAGCTGCAGACCAACAGCTACAAGTTCAGCTGGGCGCTGATCCCGCTGTCGATCCCGTTCGTCTGGGCGCTGTTCGCGTGGCGACCGCGGTTCAGGGGTTATGACCACGCGGTGTTCGTCACCTATTCGCTCGCATTCATGTCGCTGCTGTTCATCGCGCTACTGATCGGTTCGGCGCTGGGGCTGGCAAGCGGCGTGGTATCGACCCTGGCGACCTTCGTGCCCCCGGTCCACATCTTCTTCCAGCTCAAGGGCGCCTATCGTCTGCGCTGGTGGAGCGCGCTGCTGCGCACCTTTGTGCTGTTGTTCTTCATCACCTTCATCGTGACGCTGTTCGCGCTGCTCCTGCTCGGGCTCGGGCTGCTGGGATAG
- a CDS encoding Hsp70 family protein gives MIIGIDLGTTNSAAAVFRDGAAELIPNRLGHMLTPSAVSIDEKGEVITGLAARERMASHPDVTAIAFKRYMGSQRSTRLGKRSFSPEELSALVLRSLKADAEAFLGEEVTEAVITVPAYFNDKQRKATHRAGELAGLKVERLVNEPTAAALAYGIHQLADESRFLVFDLGGGTFDVSIVEIFEGIIEVRASTGDNHLGGEDFNELLVAMMRDAHATEFGEAGRGDDPLHQKLREAAERARRALSGGNEAEMRIVWKDAEYRHTVTTALFEEAAKPLIDRLREPVLRSMRDSGLKSADLSEIILIGGATRMPVVRSAVTRMFGRFPNATVNPDEAVALGAAVQAALKSRDSALKEVVVTDVCPYSLGVETARRLPGGGIEDGLFAPIIERGTVIPASRIHTFGTMHDNQTKVEFGIFQGEARLVRDNVEIGRTSVRVPRGPAGQAVDVRFSYDISGLLEVDIVVPQTGESVSLTINDGNVADPAALEKARAALAGLKVHPRDEAENKAAIARGEKCYENFLGDQRYWVGELMSRFAAALESQDPRTIETARKELHSALDQLEGETFL, from the coding sequence ATGATTATCGGTATCGACCTCGGCACCACGAACAGTGCCGCGGCGGTGTTTCGCGACGGAGCTGCGGAACTGATCCCCAACCGGCTCGGGCACATGCTGACTCCCAGCGCGGTGAGCATCGACGAGAAGGGCGAGGTCATCACCGGCCTTGCCGCGCGCGAGCGGATGGCGAGCCATCCGGACGTCACCGCGATCGCGTTCAAGCGCTATATGGGCTCCCAGCGCTCGACGCGGCTGGGCAAGCGCAGTTTCTCGCCCGAGGAGCTCTCGGCGCTTGTGTTGCGCAGCCTCAAGGCGGATGCCGAAGCGTTTCTGGGGGAGGAGGTGACCGAGGCGGTGATCACCGTCCCTGCCTATTTCAACGACAAGCAGCGCAAGGCGACGCATCGCGCCGGCGAGCTGGCGGGATTGAAGGTCGAGCGGCTGGTCAACGAGCCGACCGCTGCCGCGCTCGCCTATGGCATCCACCAGCTCGCCGACGAATCGCGCTTCCTGGTGTTCGATCTCGGCGGCGGCACGTTCGACGTGTCGATCGTCGAGATTTTCGAGGGGATCATCGAAGTCCGCGCCTCGACCGGCGACAATCATCTGGGCGGGGAGGATTTCAACGAGTTGCTCGTGGCGATGATGCGCGACGCGCACGCCACTGAGTTCGGCGAGGCCGGGCGCGGCGACGATCCACTGCACCAGAAATTGCGCGAGGCGGCGGAGCGTGCCCGTCGCGCTTTGTCCGGCGGGAACGAGGCGGAGATGCGGATCGTCTGGAAGGACGCCGAATACCGCCACACCGTCACCACCGCCCTGTTCGAGGAGGCGGCCAAGCCGCTGATCGACCGGCTGCGCGAACCGGTGCTGCGATCGATGCGTGATTCGGGGCTGAAAAGCGCCGATCTCAGCGAGATCATCCTGATCGGCGGTGCAACGCGAATGCCCGTGGTGCGCAGCGCGGTGACGCGCATGTTCGGTCGCTTTCCCAACGCGACGGTCAACCCGGACGAGGCGGTGGCGCTGGGCGCGGCGGTGCAGGCCGCGCTCAAATCGCGCGATTCGGCGCTGAAGGAAGTCGTCGTCACCGATGTCTGCCCCTATTCGCTGGGGGTGGAGACCGCGCGGCGCCTGCCCGGCGGCGGGATCGAGGACGGGCTGTTCGCGCCGATCATCGAACGTGGCACCGTCATTCCGGCCAGCCGCATCCACACCTTCGGGACGATGCACGACAACCAGACCAAGGTCGAATTCGGCATCTTTCAGGGCGAAGCGCGGCTGGTCCGCGACAATGTCGAGATCGGCCGCACCTCCGTCCGCGTGCCGCGCGGTCCGGCGGGGCAGGCGGTCGATGTGCGCTTTTCTTATGACATTTCCGGGCTGTTGGAGGTCGATATCGTCGTCCCCCAGACCGGCGAGAGCGTCAGCCTGACGATCAACGACGGCAATGTCGCCGATCCGGCGGCGCTGGAAAAGGCGCGCGCGGCGCTGGCGGGGCTGAAGGTCCATCCGCGCGACGAGGCGGAGAACAAGGCGGCGATCGCGCGCGGCGAGAAATGCTATGAGAATTTCCTGGGCGATCAGCGTTACTGGGTCGGCGAACTGATGTCGCGCTTCGCCGCCGCGCTGGAGAGCCAGGACCCGCGCACAATCGAGACCGCGCGCAAGGAACTGCACAGCGCGCTCGACCAGCTGGAAGGCGAGACCTTCCTGTGA